Proteins encoded together in one Mycobacterium sp. MS1601 window:
- a CDS encoding enoyl-CoA hydratase/isomerase family protein, whose amino-acid sequence MANPPPVDPTGQVQTRVDGTVGLLTLNRPTVINALNHAMVSVLHRTLTAWAHDPAITAVVLSGAGDRGLCAGGDVVAIYHSALGDGCAARRFWHDEYQLNAYISRYPKPYVALMDGIVMGGGVGLSAHANTRVVTDRTRVAMPEVRIGLIPDVGGTYLLSRAPGRTGLHVGLTGASFTGADAITLGFADHYVPHDALADFTAAIVSDGVDAALAAYTEEPPGSELALHPWIDECYAGETIVQIISALEAHDNAAAHAAARLIAGHSPTAVAVTLEALRRAERLDNREDALAMEYCTSTAALRSHDLREGIRAQVIDKDRAPRWAPAEVSAVSAASVHAYFADAAQVGEHTSAMSR is encoded by the coding sequence ATGGCCAATCCACCGCCGGTCGATCCGACTGGCCAGGTGCAGACCCGGGTGGACGGCACCGTCGGGCTGCTGACGCTGAACCGGCCGACGGTCATCAACGCCCTGAACCACGCCATGGTGTCCGTTCTTCACCGGACACTCACCGCCTGGGCGCACGATCCGGCGATCACCGCCGTGGTGCTCTCGGGTGCCGGCGATCGCGGATTGTGCGCCGGGGGCGATGTGGTCGCGATCTATCACAGCGCCCTCGGTGACGGCTGCGCCGCCCGCCGGTTCTGGCACGACGAGTACCAGCTCAATGCCTACATCAGCCGGTATCCCAAGCCGTACGTGGCTCTCATGGACGGCATTGTGATGGGTGGCGGCGTCGGGCTCTCCGCCCACGCGAACACCAGGGTGGTCACCGACCGCACCCGGGTGGCGATGCCGGAGGTCCGCATCGGGTTGATACCGGATGTGGGCGGCACCTATCTGCTGTCGCGGGCGCCTGGGCGCACCGGGCTCCATGTCGGCCTGACCGGAGCGTCGTTCACCGGCGCGGACGCCATCACACTCGGATTCGCCGACCATTACGTGCCCCACGACGCCCTGGCCGACTTCACCGCGGCGATCGTCTCCGACGGAGTGGACGCGGCACTGGCGGCGTACACCGAGGAACCACCCGGCAGTGAGCTGGCGCTACACCCCTGGATCGATGAGTGTTACGCGGGTGAGACGATCGTGCAGATCATCTCCGCGCTCGAGGCACACGACAACGCAGCAGCCCACGCCGCTGCCCGCTTGATAGCCGGTCATTCCCCCACCGCCGTGGCGGTGACGCTGGAGGCACTCCGGCGCGCGGAACGACTCGACAACCGCGAGGACGCTCTGGCCATGGAGTACTGCACCTCCACCGCCGCCCTACGGTCTCATGACCTGCGGGAAGGTATCCGGGCGCAGGTCATCGACAAGGACCGCGCTCCGCGGTGGGCACCGGCAGAGGTCTCAGCCGTGTCCGCGGCCAGCGTGCACGCCTACTTCGCCGACGCGGCGCAAGTCGGCGAACACACATCGGCGATGTCTCGGTGA
- a CDS encoding SMP-30/gluconolactonase/LRE family protein, whose amino-acid sequence MPQGSAPTVTSPLTARDVRIEVVIDVKTTLGESPVWDQGQQLLYWVDSMDGRVFRSTAAGSNVRAWEVGQKIGSMALTRDGDGAILALQDGLYRLTFETGDLRQLAAVEADLPNNRLNDGKVDRAGRFVFGSMDTLEEAARGKLYSFDPDGTLTVLDEGIVCSNGPCFSPDGSVLYFADTWAGEIWAYDYDLSTGGVSNRRTFAQVDTSSGGAADGATVDAQGYLWQALVYGGKIIRYAPDGSVDRIIDFPVRKVTSLNFGGPDLDILFATSMAKPPLPRFPDDGPLRGSLFAVHGLGVQGIAEPRFGA is encoded by the coding sequence GTGCCTCAAGGCAGCGCCCCCACTGTCACCTCCCCGCTCACAGCCCGGGACGTCCGCATCGAGGTGGTCATCGACGTCAAGACCACCCTGGGTGAGAGCCCGGTGTGGGACCAGGGGCAGCAACTGCTCTACTGGGTCGACAGCATGGACGGACGGGTGTTTCGGTCCACGGCTGCGGGTTCGAACGTTCGCGCCTGGGAAGTCGGACAAAAAATCGGGTCGATGGCGCTCACCCGCGACGGTGACGGCGCCATCCTGGCGCTTCAGGACGGGCTGTACCGGCTCACCTTCGAGACCGGCGATCTGAGGCAACTGGCCGCGGTCGAAGCCGACCTGCCGAACAATCGCCTCAATGACGGAAAGGTCGACAGGGCAGGACGTTTCGTCTTCGGGTCGATGGACACCCTGGAAGAAGCCGCCCGAGGCAAGCTGTACAGCTTCGACCCCGACGGCACGTTGACCGTGCTGGACGAGGGCATCGTCTGTTCGAACGGTCCGTGTTTCAGCCCCGACGGGTCGGTGCTCTACTTCGCCGATACGTGGGCGGGCGAAATCTGGGCCTACGACTACGACCTGAGCACCGGCGGCGTATCGAATCGCCGCACCTTCGCCCAGGTCGACACCAGCAGCGGGGGCGCGGCCGACGGCGCCACGGTGGACGCGCAGGGTTACCTCTGGCAAGCACTTGTCTACGGCGGCAAGATCATTCGATACGCACCTGACGGCAGCGTCGACCGCATCATCGACTTTCCGGTTCGTAAGGTCACGAGTCTCAATTTCGGTGGCCCAGATCTCGACATCCTGTTCGCCACCTCGATGGCCAAGCCGCCGCTGCCGCGGTTCCCCGACGACGGACCACTGCGGGGATCGCTGTTCGCGGTGCACGGCCTGGGTGTGCAGGGCATCGCCGAACCACGCTTTGGCGCCTGA
- a CDS encoding MspA family porin — MKVISRVLVALIASIAALFASTGTSHAGLDNELSLVDGQGRTLTIQQWDTFLNGVFPLDRNRLTREWFHSGKAVYAVTGEGADDFEGVLELGYQVGFPWSLGVGINFSYTTPNIAFDGQDYGTLDPINGDFALDLIPAVVTPPLFPGVSISADLGNGPGIQEVATFSVDVAGAGGAVAVSNAHGTVTGAAGGVLLRPYARLISSAGDSVTTYGEPWNMN; from the coding sequence ATGAAGGTAATCAGTCGGGTGCTGGTGGCGTTGATCGCCTCCATCGCGGCGCTGTTCGCGAGCACGGGCACTTCGCACGCGGGCTTGGACAATGAGCTGAGCCTTGTGGACGGCCAGGGTCGCACCCTGACCATCCAGCAGTGGGACACGTTCCTCAACGGTGTCTTCCCGCTGGACCGCAACCGCCTCACCCGTGAGTGGTTCCACTCCGGCAAGGCTGTCTACGCCGTGACCGGCGAAGGCGCCGACGACTTCGAGGGCGTCCTGGAGCTCGGCTACCAGGTCGGCTTCCCGTGGTCGCTGGGCGTTGGCATCAACTTCAGCTACACCACCCCGAACATCGCGTTCGACGGCCAGGACTACGGCACCCTGGACCCGATCAACGGAGATTTCGCGCTGGATCTGATTCCCGCCGTCGTCACCCCGCCGCTGTTCCCCGGCGTGTCGATCTCCGCTGACCTGGGCAACGGCCCCGGCATCCAGGAAGTCGCCACCTTCTCCGTGGACGTCGCCGGCGCAGGCGGTGCAGTTGCGGTCTCCAACGCTCACGGCACCGTGACCGGTGCTGCCGGTGGCGTGCTGCTGCGCCCCTACGCTCGGCTGATCTCCTCGGCCGGTGACAGCGTGACCACCTACGGCGAACCCTGGAACATGAACTGA
- a CDS encoding SDR family oxidoreductase: MTTTEVPTVGLTGRRVLVTAGAAGIGLAIATAMKAVGADVFVTDVNPDSVDAAKAAGFTAAVSDASREDEAKALMQSVRETLGGLDILVNNAGIAGPTGPVESLDSQAWKATFDVNIHGQFYCVKHALPLLRESSEACVINMSSAAGRLGMSGRTPYSASKWAVIGFTKSLAIELGAEGIRVNAICPGAVDGPRIEAVIQAKADMLGQPVDEVAALYRNQSSLGRLIDPRDIANMAVFLAGPLARNVHGQAMAVDGDTNKLF, translated from the coding sequence ATGACCACCACTGAAGTCCCGACCGTCGGTCTGACCGGGCGGCGCGTCCTGGTCACCGCCGGTGCTGCCGGTATCGGTCTGGCCATCGCCACCGCCATGAAGGCGGTAGGTGCCGATGTGTTCGTGACCGATGTCAATCCTGATTCGGTGGACGCCGCCAAAGCCGCCGGTTTCACCGCGGCCGTCAGCGACGCCTCCCGGGAAGACGAGGCGAAGGCACTGATGCAGTCGGTGCGCGAAACCCTGGGTGGTCTTGACATTTTGGTGAACAACGCCGGCATCGCGGGACCCACAGGGCCGGTGGAGTCTCTGGACAGCCAGGCATGGAAGGCCACCTTCGACGTCAACATCCACGGCCAGTTCTACTGTGTCAAACACGCTCTGCCACTGCTGCGGGAGTCGTCCGAGGCTTGCGTGATCAACATGTCGTCTGCGGCCGGCCGCCTCGGGATGTCCGGCCGCACACCCTATTCGGCATCGAAGTGGGCCGTCATCGGATTCACCAAGTCGCTGGCCATCGAACTCGGCGCCGAAGGCATCCGCGTCAATGCCATCTGTCCTGGTGCTGTCGACGGGCCACGCATCGAGGCCGTGATCCAGGCCAAGGCCGACATGTTGGGCCAGCCGGTCGACGAGGTGGCGGCCCTGTATCGCAACCAATCATCACTAGGACGTCTGATCGACCCCCGCGACATCGCCAACATGGCGGTGTTCCTCGCCGGCCCGTTGGCCCGCAATGTCCACGGCCAGGCAATGGCCGTCGACGGTGACACCAACAAACTGTTCTGA
- a CDS encoding MFS transporter, protein MATSRRGSLRKTHKYSWVSLFVCWLIWVLNAYDREIILRLGPTISEAFDLSPDQWGAIVSLIMVSLAILAIPGSTLSDKYGGGWKRARFQVPLVIGYTALSLVSGFKAVSSNLIAFIALRIGVNLGAGWGEPVGISNTAEWWPKERRGFALGVHHTGYPVGSLLSGLAAAVVIAAFGAENWSYTLFLTFLVAVPLMLFWGRYSTKDKIDTLYESISAQGLTPPDRDPVHVRQDGGPGPIGACFRNRTISLTATTVLLTQIVYMGINVVLPAYLYNIVGLSLAESAALSVVFALTGVIGQVLWPSLSDVIGRRTTIIICGVWMAISVACFYFATTSLLVVAIQLVFGLVANAVWPIYYAAASDAAPVGAVSTANGILTTAMFIGGGIAPLLMGRLIGFSGGWTEAGGYVVCFLVLAGCALVGAFLQVFARDHMVRHGSDSTNTDPAPLTR, encoded by the coding sequence ATGGCCACCTCACGTCGCGGTTCGCTGCGCAAAACGCACAAATACTCCTGGGTTTCACTCTTTGTCTGCTGGCTCATCTGGGTGCTCAACGCCTACGACCGCGAGATCATCCTCCGCCTCGGACCCACCATTTCCGAGGCCTTCGACCTCAGCCCCGACCAGTGGGGGGCGATCGTGTCGCTCATCATGGTCTCGCTGGCGATCCTGGCCATCCCCGGTTCGACGCTCAGCGACAAGTACGGCGGCGGCTGGAAACGGGCCCGGTTCCAGGTTCCACTGGTGATCGGATACACCGCGCTGTCATTGGTGTCCGGCTTCAAGGCTGTCAGCTCCAATCTGATCGCATTCATCGCCTTGCGTATCGGCGTCAACCTGGGTGCCGGATGGGGAGAGCCCGTCGGCATCAGCAACACCGCGGAATGGTGGCCCAAAGAACGTCGTGGCTTCGCCCTCGGCGTGCACCACACCGGTTACCCCGTGGGATCGCTGTTGAGCGGGTTGGCCGCGGCGGTGGTGATCGCCGCGTTCGGTGCAGAGAACTGGTCCTACACCTTGTTCCTGACCTTCCTGGTGGCCGTGCCGCTGATGCTGTTCTGGGGCCGCTACTCCACCAAGGACAAAATCGACACCCTGTACGAATCCATCAGCGCGCAGGGGCTGACACCGCCGGACCGTGATCCGGTACACGTCCGCCAGGACGGCGGCCCCGGGCCCATCGGTGCCTGCTTCCGCAACCGCACCATCTCACTGACCGCGACGACGGTGCTGTTGACCCAGATCGTCTACATGGGCATCAACGTCGTCCTGCCCGCGTACCTGTACAACATCGTCGGGCTCTCGCTGGCCGAATCAGCAGCTCTCAGTGTGGTTTTCGCCCTCACCGGAGTCATCGGCCAGGTGCTGTGGCCGTCACTGTCCGATGTGATCGGCCGCCGCACCACGATCATCATCTGCGGCGTCTGGATGGCGATCAGCGTGGCGTGTTTCTACTTCGCCACCACCTCGCTGCTGGTGGTCGCCATCCAGCTGGTCTTCGGTCTGGTCGCCAACGCGGTCTGGCCGATCTACTACGCCGCCGCATCCGATGCCGCGCCCGTGGGTGCGGTGTCCACTGCCAACGGGATACTCACCACGGCGATGTTCATCGGCGGCGGTATCGCCCCGCTGCTGATGGGCCGGCTGATCGGCTTCAGCGGCGGCTGGACCGAGGCCGGCGGCTACGTGGTGTGCTTCTTGGTTCTTGCCGGATGCGCACTGGTGGGGGCTTTCCTGCAGGTGTTCGCACGCGACCACATGGTTCGACACGGTTCCGACAGCACCAATACCGATCCTGCACCCCTCACACGCTAG
- a CDS encoding Ldh family oxidoreductase — protein sequence MIRRSSETLTSFAISVLQACGVSAEHADITARRLVEADLRGRTGHGLIRLAPYVARIEAGGVNITPVITTRHETPVSAPIDGDNGLRQVGLYAEMAADAGLIGVYMAVANANGMPPWGGANPILGTNPITDPARAHEGFLQPMGGYKGAGLTIAFGLLAGVLNGAAFGADVVDHLNDLKTPTNTGQSILVLRADLFRDQDDVLAALTGHLDALRHSATRNGGPVRLPGDSAAATLDGPRIALAEVTLLAPIRPRNNIMCVGKNYYEHAKEFAGSGFDASQKQIVPDEPVIFTKALSSLTDPGAPVNVSADSTNTSDYEGELAVVIGPGGFQINAADAWDHVYGYTILNDVTVRDLQRKHVQFFIGKSAHTYAPMGPALVTADEIADVTALRLQTRINGELRQDTTLKELIFDIPRLISAISTAVLLEPGDVIATGTPVGVGLGFTPPKFLVPGDVMEVSIDGLGTLTNPVV from the coding sequence ATGATCCGCCGCAGCAGTGAGACGTTGACCTCGTTCGCGATCAGCGTCCTCCAAGCTTGCGGAGTATCAGCCGAGCACGCAGACATCACAGCCCGTCGCCTGGTGGAGGCCGATCTGCGGGGCCGCACCGGTCACGGCCTGATCCGGCTGGCACCGTACGTGGCACGCATCGAGGCCGGCGGCGTCAACATCACCCCCGTGATCACCACTCGACACGAGACACCGGTGTCCGCACCGATCGACGGAGACAACGGCCTGCGCCAGGTGGGTCTGTACGCGGAGATGGCGGCCGACGCGGGTCTGATCGGGGTGTACATGGCGGTGGCCAACGCCAACGGCATGCCACCGTGGGGCGGTGCCAATCCCATTCTGGGCACCAACCCCATCACCGACCCGGCTCGAGCTCACGAAGGTTTCCTGCAACCCATGGGCGGCTACAAGGGTGCCGGGCTCACCATCGCGTTCGGGCTGCTGGCCGGCGTGCTCAACGGCGCGGCATTCGGCGCCGACGTCGTCGACCACCTGAATGACCTGAAGACGCCTACCAACACCGGGCAGTCGATCCTGGTGTTGCGGGCCGACCTGTTCCGCGACCAGGACGACGTGCTGGCCGCACTCACCGGCCACCTCGATGCGCTGCGGCATTCCGCTACCAGAAACGGCGGTCCGGTGCGGTTGCCCGGCGACTCCGCGGCCGCCACCCTCGATGGTCCGCGCATCGCCCTGGCCGAGGTGACGCTGCTGGCTCCCATCCGCCCACGCAACAACATCATGTGCGTCGGCAAGAACTACTACGAGCATGCAAAAGAGTTCGCCGGCAGCGGTTTCGACGCCTCGCAGAAGCAGATAGTGCCCGACGAGCCGGTGATCTTCACCAAAGCGTTGTCGTCACTGACGGATCCGGGCGCGCCGGTGAACGTGAGTGCCGACAGCACCAACACCAGCGACTACGAGGGCGAACTCGCCGTGGTGATCGGTCCCGGTGGGTTCCAGATCAATGCGGCCGACGCCTGGGACCACGTGTACGGCTACACGATCCTCAACGATGTCACGGTCCGTGATCTGCAGCGCAAGCATGTGCAGTTCTTCATCGGCAAGAGCGCCCACACCTACGCTCCGATGGGGCCGGCACTCGTGACGGCCGACGAGATCGCGGACGTGACGGCCCTGCGCCTGCAGACCCGCATCAACGGTGAGCTGCGCCAGGACACCACGCTCAAGGAACTGATCTTCGACATCCCCCGGCTGATCTCCGCGATCTCCACTGCCGTGCTGCTCGAACCCGGCGACGTGATCGCCACCGGCACCCCCGTGGGTGTGGGTCTGGGCTTCACTCCCCCGAAGTTCCTGGTACCCGGCGATGTCATGGAGGTCAGCATCGACGGGCTGGGGACGTTGACGAACCCGGTGGTCTGA
- a CDS encoding LacI family DNA-binding transcriptional regulator, which yields MRTTSDTGTSAPATVGAKVSAAAVARACGVSKATVSYVMNGRAGVSDETRKRIINAASELGYRPPLGTRRDPLLTRVIGLILPNIVNSMYTGWAQRIISITRDEGFDVFVATTDDDPDTLAQVTATLAARNVDGVIIAALMREDLRALRLLRQKRIPFVCLSRSADQLHGDFVGIDFDASASLLMNHVLSHGYREVATVIGPRFSTASLQREIAFVRTAAEAGVVIDGNRKISTRLDNAGGRAAAKALLESPNPPDVVMCGSDEIAIGVMEYALSKGLRIPEDLAVAGGDGLPHSRSAMVSLTTAIQPINAMAERSWELLLDQITHPRSTYHHVICEHRLHIGRTCGCTPDPQTVTPPD from the coding sequence ATGCGCACCACCTCCGATACCGGCACGTCCGCCCCTGCGACGGTGGGAGCCAAGGTCTCGGCGGCCGCCGTCGCCCGCGCCTGCGGCGTCTCCAAGGCCACCGTCAGTTACGTGATGAACGGGCGGGCCGGGGTCTCCGACGAGACCCGCAAACGCATCATCAATGCGGCTTCCGAACTCGGCTACCGCCCGCCGCTGGGTACCCGCCGCGATCCGCTTCTCACCCGCGTCATCGGGCTCATCCTGCCCAACATCGTCAACTCGATGTACACCGGATGGGCACAGCGCATCATTTCGATCACCCGTGACGAGGGGTTCGACGTCTTCGTCGCGACCACCGACGACGACCCGGACACCTTGGCCCAGGTGACCGCCACTTTGGCCGCCCGTAATGTCGACGGAGTCATCATCGCGGCGCTGATGCGCGAGGACCTGCGCGCGTTACGACTGCTGCGACAGAAACGAATCCCCTTCGTCTGCCTGTCCCGCAGCGCCGACCAGCTGCACGGTGATTTTGTCGGCATCGACTTCGACGCCTCTGCCAGCCTGCTCATGAATCATGTTCTCTCGCATGGATACCGCGAAGTGGCAACGGTGATCGGTCCGCGCTTCTCCACGGCGTCGCTGCAACGCGAAATCGCATTCGTGCGGACGGCGGCCGAGGCCGGCGTCGTCATCGACGGCAACCGCAAGATCAGTACTCGGCTCGACAACGCCGGCGGCCGTGCCGCGGCCAAGGCACTGCTCGAGTCACCGAATCCGCCTGATGTGGTGATGTGCGGATCAGACGAGATCGCCATCGGTGTCATGGAATACGCGTTGTCCAAGGGCTTGCGCATTCCCGAAGACCTGGCGGTGGCCGGAGGCGACGGCCTACCGCATTCGCGATCGGCGATGGTTTCGTTGACCACCGCCATCCAGCCGATCAACGCCATGGCGGAACGTTCCTGGGAGCTACTTCTGGACCAGATCACCCACCCCCGCTCCACCTACCACCACGTGATCTGCGAACACCGTCTCCACATCGGCCGCACCTGTGGCTGCACCCCCGACCCGCAGACGGTGACACCGCCCGACTAG
- a CDS encoding amidohydrolase family protein gives MPLASTLAVTRMILGGVWNRHPDLRLLVVHGGGYLPFYVARTDHAWKVRPELRHQLDVPPSQVLKRIYVDTNVFDPHMVAHLVSTLGADHVLMGTDYPFDMGPVDPVGFLAGVDLDRADRDRVLGGNAAQLFGIDTGRG, from the coding sequence ATGCCGCTGGCCTCCACGCTGGCGGTGACGCGGATGATCCTCGGCGGGGTGTGGAACCGGCATCCGGATTTGCGACTCCTGGTGGTGCACGGCGGAGGCTATCTGCCGTTTTACGTTGCGCGCACCGACCACGCCTGGAAGGTGCGCCCCGAGCTGAGACACCAGCTCGACGTGCCGCCGAGCCAGGTACTCAAGCGGATCTATGTCGACACCAACGTCTTTGACCCACACATGGTCGCGCACCTGGTGTCGACGCTGGGAGCCGACCACGTGCTGATGGGCACCGACTATCCCTTCGACATGGGTCCCGTCGATCCGGTGGGGTTCCTGGCCGGAGTCGATCTCGACCGCGCTGACCGGGACCGCGTCCTCGGCGGCAACGCAGCCCAGCTCTTCGGAATCGACACGGGCCGAGGATGA
- a CDS encoding 3-keto-5-aminohexanoate cleavage protein, with the protein MAAQRKVIITSAVTGAIHTPSMSPHLPVTAAEIADAAIGAAQAGAAIVHMHARSPIDGRPSQDPKDFEPILAKLKANTNAIVNITTGGSPHMTVEERMQPVATFSPELASLNMGSMNFGLYPMLDRFSTFGHDWEREGLEKSRDLVFKNTFADIQRILEIGNGNGTRFEFECYDISHLNNLAHFHERGLARGPLFVQSVFGLLGGIGAHPEDLMHMRRTADRLFGEHYQWSILGAGRNQMPLATIGAAMGSHVRVGLEDSLWIGPGQLAASNAEQVTRIRTILEALNLQVATPDEAREMLDLKGPDKVGF; encoded by the coding sequence ATGGCCGCACAGCGGAAAGTCATCATCACCAGCGCCGTCACCGGTGCGATCCACACCCCGAGTATGTCGCCGCATTTGCCGGTCACCGCAGCCGAGATCGCCGACGCCGCGATCGGAGCAGCGCAGGCGGGGGCTGCCATCGTGCACATGCACGCTCGCAGCCCGATCGACGGGCGGCCTTCTCAAGATCCGAAGGATTTCGAACCGATCCTGGCCAAGCTGAAAGCCAACACCAACGCGATCGTCAACATCACCACCGGCGGATCTCCGCACATGACGGTCGAGGAGCGGATGCAGCCGGTGGCGACGTTCTCCCCCGAGCTGGCATCGCTGAACATGGGCTCGATGAACTTCGGCCTGTACCCCATGCTGGACCGGTTCTCCACCTTCGGCCACGACTGGGAACGCGAAGGCCTGGAAAAGTCACGAGACCTGGTGTTCAAGAACACCTTTGCCGACATCCAGCGCATCCTGGAGATCGGCAACGGCAACGGGACCCGCTTCGAGTTCGAGTGCTACGACATCTCGCACCTGAACAACCTCGCGCATTTCCACGAACGGGGGCTGGCGCGCGGCCCGCTGTTCGTCCAATCGGTGTTCGGTCTGCTCGGTGGTATCGGCGCGCACCCCGAGGATCTGATGCACATGCGTCGCACAGCAGACCGACTCTTCGGCGAGCACTACCAGTGGTCGATCCTGGGCGCCGGGCGCAACCAGATGCCCTTGGCCACCATCGGTGCGGCGATGGGCTCCCATGTCCGGGTGGGCCTGGAGGACTCACTCTGGATCGGGCCCGGTCAGTTGGCCGCGTCCAACGCTGAACAGGTCACCCGCATCCGGACCATCCTGGAAGCACTCAACCTCCAGGTTGCGACACCGGACGAGGCCCGCGAGATGCTCGATCTCAAAGGCCCGGACAAGGTGGGCTTCTAG